In Methylotenera mobilis JLW8, the following are encoded in one genomic region:
- a CDS encoding DNA topoisomerase IV subunit B, translated as MAEKEYDADSVKVLRGLEPVRARPGMYTRTDSPTHIVQEVIDNAADEALGGHATNIEVTVYKDGAVEVTDNGRGIPVEIPKGETQPAVELVFVQLHAGGKFDKEDENSSYRFSGGLHGVGVSVTNALSTRLEVKVKRGGKVHGLIFENGHCVEPLAEVGKCLKRDTGTTVKCWPDPKYFDSPKVSIQQLEHLIKSKAVLLRGVSVSLSIEGTDGFEERTWTYADGLPQYLDELIGEREIADDEVPVPIIAGEFYHQENTDGISKGEGAIWALSFGPGGGRGESYVNLIPTLSGGTHEAGMRNGVFEAVKSFMEHHSMMQRGVKVSSEDVWNNVYYVLAAKVLDPQFQGQTKEKLTNRDAMKMVASAVKPMMETWLTQNVDHAKRISDLVNRSAAARNKSTQKIEKRKTTGINLMPAKLTDCEAAGTMEAELFLVEGDSAGGSAKMGRNNEFQSLLPLRGKVLNTWEVDAGRIFANSEVHDIFVALGIEPHTLKDNPDFSGLRYGKLCILSDADVDGSHIQVLLLTMLLRHAPKLIERGHVYISQPPLYRIDVPAQGKNKPLRKIYVSDDVEKMSMIEKLKREGIAEEKLSIQRFKGLGEMNPEQLWETTLCPDTRRLIQVRLPEGEVSEALKMFDMLMAKNESASRKEWMERRGNDVEADV; from the coding sequence ATGGCAGAAAAAGAATACGATGCAGACTCGGTAAAGGTGTTAAGGGGGCTGGAGCCTGTACGTGCCAGACCCGGTATGTATACCCGAACTGACTCTCCTACGCATATTGTTCAAGAGGTAATTGATAACGCGGCAGATGAGGCCTTAGGTGGGCATGCTACCAACATTGAGGTCACCGTGTATAAAGACGGTGCGGTAGAGGTGACGGATAATGGTCGCGGTATTCCTGTCGAGATTCCCAAAGGGGAAACACAGCCAGCAGTGGAGCTAGTGTTCGTACAGCTGCATGCCGGCGGCAAGTTTGATAAAGAGGATGAAAACAGCTCCTACCGCTTCTCAGGCGGTTTGCATGGGGTGGGTGTCTCTGTTACTAATGCATTATCCACACGCTTGGAAGTAAAAGTGAAGCGTGGCGGCAAGGTGCATGGTCTTATTTTTGAAAATGGTCACTGTGTTGAGCCTTTAGCCGAGGTAGGTAAGTGTCTGAAGCGCGATACTGGTACCACGGTGAAGTGTTGGCCAGATCCTAAGTACTTTGACTCTCCTAAGGTGTCGATTCAGCAGTTAGAACACCTGATTAAATCAAAAGCCGTTTTACTGCGTGGTGTGAGTGTTTCGCTTTCAATAGAAGGGACTGATGGCTTTGAAGAGCGTACTTGGACTTATGCAGATGGCTTACCGCAATATCTGGATGAACTGATTGGCGAGCGTGAAATAGCAGATGATGAAGTGCCGGTGCCTATCATTGCTGGTGAGTTTTATCATCAGGAAAACACGGACGGAATCTCCAAAGGTGAAGGCGCCATTTGGGCATTATCTTTTGGGCCAGGCGGTGGCCGCGGCGAATCTTATGTGAATCTGATTCCTACTCTCTCAGGTGGCACGCACGAGGCAGGCATGCGTAACGGCGTGTTTGAAGCTGTAAAGTCGTTTATGGAGCATCACAGCATGATGCAACGTGGCGTCAAAGTGTCGTCAGAAGACGTGTGGAATAACGTTTACTACGTACTGGCAGCTAAAGTGCTGGACCCGCAATTCCAAGGCCAAACCAAAGAAAAATTGACCAATCGCGACGCGATGAAAATGGTGGCATCGGCGGTGAAGCCGATGATGGAAACCTGGCTCACGCAAAACGTAGACCATGCTAAACGTATTTCTGATTTGGTGAATCGGAGTGCGGCAGCGCGCAATAAATCCACGCAGAAAATTGAAAAGCGTAAAACCACAGGCATTAACCTGATGCCAGCCAAACTCACAGACTGTGAAGCAGCGGGCACGATGGAGGCTGAGCTGTTCTTAGTGGAGGGCGACTCGGCAGGTGGCAGCGCGAAGATGGGGCGTAATAACGAGTTTCAGTCTTTGTTGCCACTGCGCGGTAAAGTATTGAATACTTGGGAGGTGGATGCTGGACGTATCTTTGCTAACTCAGAAGTGCATGACATTTTTGTCGCCTTGGGTATAGAGCCACATACGTTAAAAGACAACCCGGATTTTTCTGGCCTGCGCTACGGTAAATTATGTATTTTATCTGATGCGGACGTCGATGGTTCGCATATTCAAGTGCTGCTACTGACTATGCTGTTGAGGCACGCGCCTAAGCTGATTGAGCGCGGGCATGTGTATATTTCCCAGCCGCCGCTATATCGGATTGATGTGCCTGCACAAGGCAAGAACAAGCCTTTGCGTAAAATCTATGTTTCAGATGATGTTGAAAAAATGTCGATGATAGAAAAGCTTAAGCGTGAAGGCATTGCTGAAGAAAAACTCAGTATTCAGCGTTTTAAAGGGCTAGGGGAAATGAACCCGGAGCAGTTATGGGAAACCACGCTTTGCCCTGATACTAGACGTTTGATACAGGTACGCTTACCTGAAGGCGAGGTAAGCGAGGCGCTGAAAATGTTTGATATGCTCATGGCCAAAAATGAGTCAGCATCTAGAAAAGAGTGGATGGAACGCCGCGGTAATGATGTGGAGGCTGACGTTTAA
- the parC gene encoding DNA topoisomerase IV subunit A: protein MLENNNEENAVPIGEYAEEAYLAYAVSVVKGRALPSVEDGQKPVQRRILYAMKEMGLVAGVKPVKSARVVGNVLGMYHPHGDSSAYEAAVRLAQDFTLRYPLIDGQGNFGSRDGDGAAAMRYTEMRLSPIADLLLSEIDRGTVDFQSNYDGAFQEPVLLPARLPMMLLNGASGIAVGMATEIVPHNMREIANAVLHIMDNPNCTTADFMQHVPGPDFPGGGQLITQTADILSTYETGRGSLRLRARWVVEPMARGQWRIIINELPHGVSVETIQDEILAISNPKPKKDKKTIDQDQLLIKQSALSMIDTVKSEGKKDVRLIIEPKTSKVSSDELMAFLLLHTSMEVSCPVNMVMIGTDGRPAQKGMIAILKEWIAFRLNVVRRRCQFDLDKINKRIHILEGRMIAFLHIDEVIKVIRNSDEPKTDLIAAFQLSEIQAEDILEIRLRQLARLEGFKIEKELKDLREEADGLQTILGSDTKLRRLTAKEIKQDAEKYGDDRRTLIEPVERVQGGQKAFVVDEPVTILLSKNGWIRARQGHGVERDAISWKAGDSEFAVIETRTTLPIVLLDSNGRCYAFDASTVPGGKGDGIPLSSIIEVQNGAKLVHALSGKDDDRYLFATSNSYGFIAPLKGLVARPKAGKAFMKPEGKATILPPLALDDRTHLVVTSSENKLLVFAVTEMNEYPNGGKGVRIMDIPDNASLSRLELSNGLSANILVKGKAKVIEGDVLSKFIQKRARKGYSVLDTKPVIKRQAGLF from the coding sequence ATGTTAGAAAATAATAACGAAGAAAATGCAGTGCCGATTGGCGAGTATGCTGAAGAAGCCTATCTAGCCTACGCAGTATCCGTGGTAAAAGGACGCGCTTTACCATCAGTAGAAGACGGTCAAAAGCCGGTGCAACGCCGCATTCTATATGCAATGAAAGAAATGGGGCTGGTCGCTGGCGTGAAGCCGGTGAAGTCCGCGCGCGTGGTGGGTAACGTATTGGGTATGTACCATCCGCATGGTGATAGTTCGGCTTACGAGGCAGCGGTGCGTTTAGCGCAAGACTTTACGCTGCGTTACCCGTTGATTGATGGCCAAGGTAACTTTGGCTCACGTGATGGTGATGGCGCTGCGGCAATGCGTTACACTGAGATGCGTTTATCGCCGATTGCTGACTTATTATTGTCTGAAATTGACCGCGGCACTGTAGATTTTCAGAGTAACTATGATGGGGCTTTCCAGGAGCCTGTGTTGCTGCCGGCTCGTTTGCCGATGATGCTGTTGAACGGCGCATCTGGTATTGCTGTTGGTATGGCGACAGAAATCGTGCCGCACAATATGCGCGAGATTGCAAACGCGGTGCTGCATATAATGGATAACCCGAACTGCACTACTGCCGATTTTATGCAGCATGTGCCGGGGCCAGACTTTCCGGGCGGTGGTCAGTTGATTACGCAAACTGCGGACATACTTTCTACTTACGAAACAGGCAGAGGTTCATTAAGGTTGCGTGCACGCTGGGTGGTAGAGCCAATGGCGCGTGGTCAATGGCGCATCATCATCAATGAGTTGCCACATGGCGTATCAGTAGAAACGATACAGGATGAAATTTTAGCCATATCCAACCCTAAGCCGAAAAAAGATAAAAAAACTATCGACCAAGATCAGTTGCTGATTAAACAGTCAGCATTGAGCATGATAGATACAGTTAAGAGTGAAGGTAAGAAGGACGTGCGCCTGATTATCGAGCCTAAGACCAGCAAGGTATCTAGTGATGAGTTGATGGCGTTCCTGTTGCTGCATACCAGTATGGAGGTCTCATGCCCGGTCAATATGGTGATGATTGGTACCGATGGGCGCCCAGCGCAAAAAGGCATGATTGCTATCTTGAAAGAGTGGATTGCATTCAGGCTGAATGTAGTGCGCAGGCGTTGCCAGTTTGACTTAGACAAAATTAATAAACGCATCCATATTTTAGAAGGGCGCATGATTGCCTTTCTGCATATTGATGAGGTGATTAAGGTGATTCGTAATTCAGATGAACCGAAAACTGATTTGATTGCAGCTTTTCAGCTTAGTGAAATCCAGGCAGAAGATATTCTGGAAATCAGATTGCGCCAGCTTGCCCGCCTAGAAGGTTTTAAGATTGAGAAAGAGCTAAAAGACTTGCGAGAAGAAGCGGATGGCTTGCAGACTATTTTAGGTAGTGATACCAAATTACGTAGATTGACTGCTAAGGAAATCAAACAGGATGCAGAAAAGTATGGTGATGACCGCCGTACCTTGATAGAACCTGTAGAGCGCGTGCAGGGTGGACAAAAAGCCTTTGTAGTAGATGAACCGGTAACCATTCTTCTATCTAAAAACGGCTGGATTCGTGCAAGACAAGGCCACGGTGTGGAACGCGATGCAATTAGCTGGAAAGCGGGTGACAGCGAGTTTGCTGTGATTGAAACACGCACTACGCTACCTATTGTGCTGCTAGATAGCAATGGGCGCTGTTATGCGTTTGATGCGTCAACCGTGCCGGGTGGCAAGGGTGATGGTATCCCGCTCAGTTCTATCATTGAGGTACAAAATGGGGCGAAGTTAGTCCATGCACTATCAGGCAAAGATGATGACCGCTACCTGTTTGCTACCTCGAATAGCTATGGCTTTATTGCGCCCCTAAAAGGGTTGGTAGCCAGACCTAAAGCTGGGAAAGCCTTTATGAAACCTGAAGGTAAGGCCACTATTCTGCCACCATTAGCGCTGGATGATAGAACTCATCTGGTTGTGACTTCGTCTGAGAATAAGCTCCTAGTATTCGCTGTGACCGAGATGAATGAATACCCCAATGGTGGTAAAGGGGTGCGCATCATGGATATTCCAGATAATGCCTCACTGTCTCGGCTTGAGTTAAGTAATGGGCTGTCTGCCAATATTCTGGTGAAAGGTAAAGCCAAAGTGATTGAAGGGGATGTTCTATCTAAATTCATACAAAAGCGTGCCAGAAAAGGCTACTCTGTATTAGATACTAAACCTGTGATTAAAAGGCAGGCAGGTCTGTTCTAA
- a CDS encoding DUF6691 family protein — protein MKNIMTFSAGLIFGLGLIISGMTNPAKVIGFLDLAGDWDPSLAFVMLGAIAVAFFAFRKAESKGTTIFDEAIHLPAKTHITKELIIGSMLFGAGWALAGFCPGPAIVALGAGYQQALIFVIAMLAGMAAHEYLYKK, from the coding sequence ATGAAAAATATAATGACATTCAGCGCTGGACTCATTTTTGGACTGGGCTTGATTATTTCAGGCATGACCAACCCAGCGAAAGTAATAGGCTTTTTAGACCTTGCTGGCGATTGGGATCCTAGCCTAGCATTCGTGATGCTAGGCGCTATTGCGGTGGCGTTCTTTGCATTTAGGAAAGCAGAGTCTAAGGGAACTACCATATTCGATGAAGCTATACACTTACCTGCAAAAACGCACATCACCAAAGAACTTATCATTGGCAGTATGCTGTTTGGCGCAGGCTGGGCATTGGCAGGGTTTTGTCCGGGGCCAGCCATCGTTGCCTTAGGGGCAGGCTATCAACAGGCCCTTATTTTTGTTATCGCCATGCTCGCGGGAATGGCGGCACATGAGTACTTATATAAAAAATGA